From Luteolibacter arcticus, one genomic window encodes:
- a CDS encoding globin domain-containing protein, whose translation MNAYPALGPSAGLAPRGSRCHDPGVESMEEIVAREVGADGLAAMVAAFYRRVRTDDVLGPLYPEQDLEGAEKRLREFLQFRFLGHEVYVENRGHPRLRMRHFPFAIGDKEVARWVELMEAAMDESGISGEAWSVMSPFFAQVAEFLKNR comes from the coding sequence ATGAACGCCTATCCGGCGCTTGGCCCTTCAGCAGGGCTTGCGCCACGCGGGTCCCGGTGCCATGACCCGGGCGTGGAATCCATGGAGGAAATCGTCGCCCGCGAGGTCGGCGCAGATGGCTTGGCAGCGATGGTTGCGGCCTTTTACCGGCGGGTGCGGACGGACGACGTGCTCGGACCCCTTTATCCGGAGCAGGACCTGGAGGGGGCCGAAAAGCGGCTGCGCGAGTTCCTGCAGTTCCGCTTCCTCGGGCACGAGGTCTACGTGGAAAACCGAGGCCACCCTCGCCTCCGCATGCGGCATTTCCCGTTCGCGATCGGCGACAAGGAAGTCGCGCGGTGGGTGGAGTTGATGGAGGCCGCGATGGACGAGTCCGGGATCAGCGGTGAAGCCTGGTCGGTGATGTCGCCGTTCTTCGCGCAGGTCGCGGAGTTCTTGAAGAACCGCTGA
- a CDS encoding serine/threonine-protein kinase, translating to MNAESFDPPSLEILERLLPAYDLIAFIAQGGMGAVYKARQRSLDRDVAIKILPRELGADPEFRRSFETEAKAMARLNHPNLIGVYDFGDADGMPYIVMEYVPGKSLFHSAHNLPVEARQAVTIVKAICDGLAHAHENGVIHRDIKPANILLTPKAEPKVGDFGLARPAGAGSTGLLMGTPGYSAPEIIREPDHADHRSDIFALGVVLYELLIGRCPPYDLPPPPPSTIVSCDPALDIICAIAMHPAASMRYANAEAMSAALDQWLRGGTRVPPPRATGGIVSHAPVRPPRPIAEAAPVMVKSRGNSNLVAQAGVLAVLIVISAVAWKKLQGMQKDKAAQEAAYKDSKANPASTADPSAKPKSSSGNSKPAPIPHDASPAKRDPATPDDSGATAEPEVADSGNSHSGPNNTSAIVTGEEETHPTEFPDEAVELPPAIVELETKAKSLLEALEKDRAKELATNAKTFASDLDGWVRTLGKGDQITWRPHAERLKRLAVDDRVPTRVDSDSGINLSERMAKVAEFASRKQKSIDETFESKATKIRDAYVSRIAEAAGKAKQAGDSKVGAALDEKVAQAADLDTWLSSVGVAKATPTPAVESLIVGEWASKTSNTVVTFAGDGTCKNSRGDKGQWIKELLNAEKVRYVISWGSGFVDELSPQEEGTILAGQNNRGDAVRLVRKPEEQAE from the coding sequence ATGAATGCGGAATCCTTTGATCCCCCGTCGCTGGAGATCCTCGAGCGCCTGCTGCCGGCCTACGACTTGATCGCTTTCATTGCCCAAGGGGGGATGGGTGCGGTCTACAAGGCCCGCCAGCGCAGCCTCGACCGGGATGTCGCCATCAAGATCCTGCCGCGGGAACTCGGGGCCGACCCGGAATTCCGCCGCTCGTTTGAGACCGAGGCCAAGGCCATGGCCCGGCTCAATCACCCGAATCTGATCGGTGTCTATGACTTCGGCGATGCCGATGGTATGCCGTACATCGTGATGGAGTACGTGCCGGGCAAGTCGCTTTTCCACTCCGCGCACAACCTCCCCGTCGAGGCGCGCCAGGCCGTCACGATCGTCAAAGCCATCTGCGACGGCCTCGCCCACGCCCACGAAAACGGCGTCATTCACCGCGACATCAAGCCGGCGAATATCCTGCTCACCCCGAAGGCCGAGCCCAAGGTCGGCGACTTCGGCCTGGCCCGCCCGGCGGGTGCCGGTTCCACCGGCCTGCTGATGGGCACTCCCGGCTACTCCGCGCCGGAAATCATCCGCGAGCCGGATCACGCCGATCACCGCTCAGACATTTTCGCGCTCGGCGTGGTGCTCTACGAACTGCTCATCGGACGTTGTCCGCCCTACGATCTCCCACCACCGCCGCCGTCCACCATCGTCAGCTGCGATCCCGCGCTCGATATCATCTGCGCGATCGCGATGCATCCGGCGGCCAGCATGCGCTATGCGAATGCTGAGGCGATGTCCGCGGCTCTTGACCAATGGCTGCGTGGCGGAACCCGCGTCCCCCCGCCGCGCGCCACCGGCGGCATTGTTTCGCATGCGCCGGTCCGGCCACCGCGCCCCATCGCCGAGGCCGCCCCGGTCATGGTGAAAAGCCGCGGCAACTCCAATCTCGTGGCCCAAGCCGGCGTCCTGGCCGTCTTGATCGTCATCTCCGCCGTCGCGTGGAAGAAGCTGCAAGGCATGCAGAAGGACAAGGCGGCGCAAGAGGCCGCCTACAAGGACTCGAAAGCGAATCCGGCCTCGACCGCTGATCCCTCGGCGAAACCCAAATCCTCTTCCGGCAACTCGAAGCCCGCGCCGATTCCGCACGACGCCTCACCCGCAAAGCGGGATCCGGCCACGCCGGACGACTCCGGTGCCACCGCTGAGCCCGAAGTCGCCGACTCGGGCAACTCCCACTCCGGGCCGAATAACACCAGCGCCATCGTGACGGGAGAGGAGGAGACGCATCCGACCGAGTTCCCCGACGAAGCCGTCGAACTGCCACCCGCCATCGTCGAGCTGGAGACCAAGGCCAAGAGCCTGCTGGAAGCCCTCGAAAAGGACCGCGCCAAGGAGCTCGCCACCAACGCCAAGACTTTCGCTTCGGATCTCGACGGGTGGGTCCGGACCCTCGGCAAGGGTGATCAAATCACCTGGCGGCCCCACGCCGAACGCCTCAAGCGCCTCGCCGTAGACGACCGCGTCCCGACACGGGTCGACTCCGACAGCGGCATCAACCTGTCCGAGCGCATGGCCAAGGTCGCCGAATTCGCCTCCCGCAAGCAGAAGTCCATCGACGAGACTTTCGAGTCAAAGGCGACCAAGATCCGCGACGCCTATGTTTCCCGGATTGCCGAGGCAGCCGGGAAAGCCAAGCAGGCCGGAGACTCGAAGGTGGGCGCAGCCCTCGACGAAAAGGTCGCGCAGGCGGCGGATCTCGACACTTGGCTCTCATCCGTAGGCGTGGCGAAGGCCACTCCCACCCCCGCCGTTGAAAGCTTGATCGTTGGCGAATGGGCCTCGAAAACCTCCAACACGGTTGTCACTTTCGCCGGGGACGGCACCTGCAAGAATTCTCGCGGCGACAAAGGCCAGTGGATCAAGGAGTTGCTGAACGCCGAGAAGGTCCGCTACGTGATCTCCTGGGGCAGCGGATTCGTTGACGAGCTTTCCCCGCAAGAAGAAGGCACCATTCTGGCGGGGCAGAACAATCGCGGCGACGCCGTCCGCCTTGTCCGCAAGCCGGAGGAGCAAGCCGAATAG
- a CDS encoding VOC family protein, with translation MRVEKVKYVLWAADWQRCLRFYRELFEGVVSFESEVWSEIVIAGATIGVHGGGEGKRTWTGLSFQLDDLREGIARLLECGGTLASEPNDTPEDTLHLAMCVDPEGNEFMMTQRRH, from the coding sequence ATGCGCGTGGAAAAAGTGAAGTACGTCCTCTGGGCCGCCGACTGGCAGCGTTGCCTGCGTTTCTACCGCGAGCTTTTCGAGGGGGTCGTCAGCTTCGAGTCCGAGGTGTGGAGCGAGATCGTGATCGCCGGGGCCACGATTGGTGTCCACGGCGGCGGCGAGGGCAAGCGGACGTGGACCGGCCTTTCCTTCCAGCTCGACGACCTGCGCGAGGGCATTGCCCGGCTGTTAGAATGCGGCGGCACGTTGGCTTCCGAGCCGAATGACACGCCCGAAGACACGCTGCACCTCGCGATGTGCGTCGATCCCGAGGGGAACGAATTCATGATGACGCAGCGACGCCACTAG
- the uvrA gene encoding excinuclease ABC subunit UvrA → MPAKKSAPSRPQAAIQIRGARQHNLKGLNIDIPLGQLTVVTGPSGSGKSSLAFHTLYAEGQRRYVETFSPYVRQFFDRMDKPDVDHIDGIPPAIAIEQKNNIRTTRSTVGTLTEINDYLKLLFARTAKGYDPDTGEEISPDSPEGATAWSFENFAGQQVLVTFPVAIPSDTKSEDLFPFLGQQGYLRVLIGDEIFRTDTPGSAGLKTGTVSVIQDRLGLTPDNRTRLLEALEHAFTLGKGHATVAVASSPQASFRAFSATWTNPATGNSLRAPSSALFSFNNPLGACPKCRGFGRVIGLDLEKSVPDPALSIRQGVIKPFQGERGEECQRDLLRCCKERRIDINTAWEDLDDDTREWIYYGDRRSTTPEDLEELWRSGGWYGVKGFFDWLETKAYKMHVRIFLSRYRSYTTCATCRGKRLQPEALCFKIDGKTLPDLWSLPLTDLSSWFSTLITDHRSLGTQDSSLKLILTEITSRLKYLDEVGLGYLTLDRPARTLSGGEIERVNLTTCLGASLTNTLFVLDEPTVGLHPRDIHRLVGVMHGLRDKGNTLVVVEHEEAVMRAADQILDIGPAAGIHGGELVYQGPVAPASSRKLPKSAIGTLPWLNGGKSIAIPAKRRKPGKAKLELRGASRHNLKKLDLELPLGLFVCLTGVSGSGKSTLAHDVIYANLCRKLRKEEAELDPAPIKDLRGTQYLSDVLLVDQSPLARTPRSTPAVLLGAFDPIRQLFALTDDAKSRGLQTGFFSFNSGEGRCDRCAGAGSEKVEMQFLSDLHVTCPDCNGRRYKPSTLDLHYLGKSIADILDLSIEEALTFYGETEGLPTAHAKRHEQVTKLLKPLAEVGLGYLKLGQPLNTLSGGESQRLKLCQLLAGSSGHQKGTPGKLLILDEPTTGLHFSDIERLLGVFQRLVDADHSLLVIEHNLDVIKCADWILDLGPEAGTNGGKLVAEGSPEHIAAQTTETARFLKPLLDPRSAPEPTRGKTAALIPAPSNTISLRGAREHNLKNISIDIPRDQFVVVSGLSGSGKSTLAFDILFAEGQRRFLDSMSAYARQFAEQLEKPELDSLSGLPPTVAIEQRVSQGGMKSTVATVTELWNFIRLLYAKLGTRYCPDCNVPVEKQSLAAIEKSIRTLLKKGSVSILAPVIRGRKGYHTEVAEWALKHGFTRLLVDKQFRDSEGFTRLERFKEHDIDVVVAEVPSEKEQVPKKGKVDAEASAISLLPATISRALDIGKGVLKLYTPEKKIILLSTEASCPSCHKSFEELDPRLFSFNSPHGWCPKCRGHGLVPKHRFHLDTSRYESVLEAEMDADRKIERMEDEELVECPSCHGARLNDEGRAVRFLGTPLADLARLAVNHAAGHFEKLTITGDRDQLIARDILPEIRQRLSFLQEVGLGYLQLDRSAKTLSGGESQRIRLAAQLGSNLRGVLYVLDEPTIGLHPRDNAALLETLVALRDRGNSLIVVEHDEDTIARADHLIDLGPGAGRLGGEVVYQGPPPRVPGTATSGKGTKKKSPATDHSALITSPTYRALSNPIVHPTRGTRRAVKNDHPFATLSGCKANNLKEIEAAIPLGRLTVLTGISGSGKSTLMHSCLAVAAIANRDGKKVRNAPFTKASGFDKLQSVYEVDQSPIGKTSRSCPATYVKVFDDIRKLFAQLPDSRVRGYEASRFSFNTGDGRCPVCEGNGRVKLEMDFLPSTWVPCEACVEMRYNPATLEVRFREKNIGQVLRMTIEQAAEFFESQPRIAAPLKLLADTGLGYLQLGQPSPTLSGGEAQRIKLVTELTKGRVSAKNLKTLNRTNLYLIEEPTVGLHLEDVKRLIDVLHRLVDEGHTVVVIEHHMAVAAEADWILDLGPEAGDHGGKIIAQGPPETVAKSKQSRTAPFLAAALAGTLVSRAKH, encoded by the coding sequence GTGCCCGCGAAGAAGTCCGCTCCCTCACGTCCGCAAGCCGCCATCCAGATCCGTGGTGCGCGCCAGCACAACCTGAAAGGCCTCAATATCGACATCCCGCTCGGCCAGCTCACGGTCGTCACCGGGCCGTCCGGTTCGGGGAAGTCCTCGCTCGCCTTTCACACCCTCTACGCCGAGGGCCAGCGGCGCTATGTGGAGACCTTTTCTCCCTACGTCCGGCAGTTCTTCGACCGCATGGACAAGCCGGATGTCGATCACATCGATGGCATCCCGCCGGCGATCGCGATCGAGCAGAAGAACAACATCCGCACCACCCGCTCGACCGTCGGCACGCTGACCGAGATCAATGACTACCTGAAGCTGCTCTTCGCCCGCACCGCCAAGGGCTACGACCCGGATACCGGCGAGGAGATCTCTCCCGACTCGCCGGAGGGTGCGACGGCCTGGTCCTTCGAGAACTTCGCCGGGCAGCAGGTCCTCGTCACCTTCCCCGTCGCCATTCCTTCCGATACGAAGAGTGAGGACCTCTTCCCTTTCCTCGGCCAGCAGGGCTACCTCCGCGTCCTGATCGGCGACGAGATTTTCCGCACCGACACGCCCGGGAGCGCGGGTCTGAAGACCGGCACGGTCAGCGTCATCCAGGATCGCCTCGGCCTCACTCCCGACAACCGCACCCGGCTCCTCGAGGCGCTCGAGCACGCCTTCACCTTGGGCAAGGGCCACGCAACCGTGGCGGTGGCATCATCGCCGCAGGCCTCCTTTCGGGCGTTCTCCGCGACGTGGACCAACCCCGCAACGGGTAACTCCCTGCGCGCGCCGTCGTCGGCGCTCTTCTCCTTCAACAACCCGCTGGGCGCCTGCCCCAAGTGCCGCGGCTTCGGCCGGGTCATCGGCCTCGATCTGGAGAAATCCGTCCCCGATCCCGCGCTTAGCATCCGGCAAGGTGTCATCAAGCCCTTCCAAGGCGAACGCGGCGAGGAATGCCAGCGCGACCTGCTGCGCTGCTGCAAGGAACGCCGCATCGACATCAACACCGCATGGGAAGACCTGGACGACGACACCCGCGAGTGGATCTACTATGGAGACCGTAGATCGACCACGCCCGAGGACCTTGAGGAACTCTGGCGCTCCGGCGGCTGGTATGGCGTGAAGGGCTTCTTCGACTGGCTGGAGACGAAGGCCTACAAGATGCACGTCCGCATCTTCCTCAGCCGCTACCGATCCTACACCACCTGCGCCACCTGCCGCGGCAAGCGCCTCCAACCGGAAGCCCTCTGCTTCAAGATCGACGGCAAGACCCTGCCCGACCTGTGGAGCCTGCCTCTTACCGATCTCTCGTCCTGGTTCTCCACACTGATCACCGACCACCGATCACTCGGCACCCAGGACTCTTCCCTCAAGCTCATCCTCACCGAGATTACTTCCCGGCTGAAGTATCTCGATGAGGTCGGTCTCGGCTATCTCACGCTTGACCGCCCCGCCCGCACCCTGAGCGGCGGGGAAATCGAACGCGTCAATCTCACCACCTGCCTTGGCGCTTCTCTAACAAATACCCTGTTCGTCCTCGACGAGCCCACCGTCGGCCTTCACCCGCGTGACATCCACCGCCTCGTCGGCGTGATGCATGGCCTGCGCGACAAGGGCAACACGCTCGTCGTGGTCGAGCACGAGGAGGCCGTGATGCGCGCCGCCGACCAGATCCTCGACATCGGCCCCGCCGCGGGCATCCACGGCGGCGAGCTGGTCTATCAAGGACCCGTGGCTCCGGCTTCCAGCCGCAAGCTCCCCAAATCCGCAATCGGCACATTGCCCTGGCTCAACGGCGGCAAATCGATCGCGATCCCCGCCAAGCGCCGCAAGCCGGGCAAGGCGAAGCTCGAACTCCGCGGCGCGTCCCGCCACAACTTGAAGAAGCTCGACCTGGAGCTTCCGCTCGGCCTCTTCGTCTGCCTCACCGGCGTCTCCGGCTCCGGCAAATCCACGCTCGCCCACGACGTCATCTACGCGAACCTCTGCCGCAAGCTGCGCAAGGAAGAGGCGGAGCTCGATCCCGCGCCGATCAAGGATCTACGAGGAACGCAGTACTTGAGCGATGTCCTGCTCGTGGACCAATCCCCGCTGGCCCGCACCCCGCGCTCGACGCCGGCCGTATTGCTCGGTGCCTTCGATCCCATCCGCCAGCTCTTCGCGCTGACGGACGATGCGAAGTCGCGTGGGCTGCAAACCGGCTTCTTCTCCTTCAACTCCGGCGAAGGCCGCTGCGACCGCTGCGCCGGTGCCGGCAGCGAGAAGGTGGAGATGCAGTTCCTCTCCGACTTGCACGTCACCTGCCCCGATTGCAACGGCCGCCGCTACAAGCCATCCACGCTCGACCTCCACTACCTCGGCAAGTCGATCGCCGACATCCTCGACCTGAGCATCGAGGAAGCACTTACCTTCTACGGCGAAACCGAAGGCCTCCCCACCGCCCACGCGAAGCGCCACGAGCAGGTCACCAAGCTCCTCAAGCCGCTCGCCGAAGTCGGCCTCGGTTACCTCAAGCTCGGCCAGCCGCTCAACACGCTCTCCGGCGGTGAATCGCAGCGGCTCAAACTGTGCCAGCTCCTCGCTGGAAGCTCCGGCCATCAAAAGGGCACCCCAGGGAAGCTCCTCATTCTCGACGAGCCTACCACCGGCCTGCACTTCTCGGACATCGAGCGCCTGCTCGGCGTCTTCCAACGGCTGGTGGATGCCGACCATAGCTTGCTGGTCATCGAGCACAACCTGGACGTGATCAAGTGCGCGGACTGGATCCTCGACCTCGGTCCTGAAGCAGGAACCAACGGCGGCAAGCTGGTCGCCGAAGGATCGCCCGAGCACATCGCCGCGCAAACCACCGAGACCGCCCGTTTCCTGAAGCCTCTGTTAGACCCGCGCTCCGCCCCTGAGCCCACGCGCGGCAAAACCGCGGCACTCATTCCGGCGCCCTCCAACACCATCTCGCTGCGCGGTGCCCGCGAGCACAACCTGAAGAACATCTCGATCGACATCCCGCGCGACCAGTTCGTCGTGGTCTCGGGCTTGAGCGGCTCCGGCAAGTCCACCCTCGCCTTCGACATCCTCTTCGCCGAAGGCCAGCGACGCTTCCTCGACTCGATGTCCGCCTACGCGCGGCAATTCGCCGAGCAGCTTGAGAAGCCCGAGCTCGATTCCCTTTCCGGCCTGCCGCCAACCGTGGCGATCGAGCAACGCGTCTCGCAGGGCGGCATGAAATCCACGGTGGCCACCGTCACCGAGCTGTGGAACTTCATCCGCCTGCTCTACGCCAAGCTCGGCACGCGCTACTGCCCGGACTGCAATGTGCCGGTCGAGAAACAATCGCTGGCGGCGATCGAGAAGAGCATCCGCACCCTGCTCAAGAAGGGCTCCGTTTCCATCCTCGCCCCGGTCATCCGCGGACGAAAGGGCTACCACACCGAAGTCGCCGAGTGGGCGCTCAAGCACGGATTTACGAGACTTCTAGTAGACAAGCAGTTCCGCGACTCCGAAGGCTTCACGAGACTGGAGCGCTTCAAGGAGCACGACATCGACGTCGTGGTGGCGGAAGTGCCAAGTGAGAAGGAGCAAGTGCCAAAGAAAGGCAAAGTCGATGCCGAGGCATCTGCCATCTCTCTCCTGCCTGCCACCATCTCGCGGGCCCTCGACATCGGCAAGGGAGTGCTGAAGCTCTACACGCCGGAAAAGAAGATCATCCTGCTCTCCACCGAGGCGAGCTGCCCGAGTTGCCACAAGTCCTTCGAGGAGCTGGATCCGCGGCTCTTCTCTTTCAATTCGCCGCATGGCTGGTGTCCGAAGTGCCGCGGCCATGGCTTGGTGCCCAAGCATCGCTTCCACCTCGATACCTCGCGCTATGAATCCGTGCTCGAGGCCGAGATGGATGCCGACCGCAAGATCGAGCGGATGGAGGACGAGGAACTCGTCGAATGCCCGAGCTGTCACGGTGCCCGCCTCAACGACGAGGGCCGGGCGGTGCGTTTCCTGGGCACCCCGCTCGCCGACCTCGCACGGCTTGCCGTCAATCACGCGGCCGGGCATTTCGAGAAGCTCACCATCACCGGGGATCGCGACCAGCTCATCGCTCGGGACATCCTGCCGGAGATCCGCCAGCGGCTCTCCTTCCTGCAGGAGGTCGGCCTCGGCTACCTCCAGCTCGATCGTTCGGCCAAGACCCTAAGCGGCGGCGAGAGCCAGCGCATCCGCCTCGCGGCGCAGCTCGGCTCGAACCTGCGCGGCGTGCTCTACGTGCTCGACGAGCCGACCATCGGACTCCACCCGCGGGACAATGCCGCGCTGTTAGAAACACTGGTCGCCCTGCGCGACCGCGGCAACAGCTTGATCGTGGTCGAGCACGATGAAGACACCATCGCCCGCGCCGATCATCTCATCGATCTGGGACCAGGTGCGGGAAGGCTTGGCGGTGAAGTGGTGTATCAAGGCCCTCCGCCCCGGGTGCCAGGCACAGCAACCAGCGGGAAAGGCACGAAGAAGAAATCACCGGCCACCGATCACTCGGCACTGATCACTTCTCCGACCTATCGCGCTCTCTCCAATCCCATCGTCCACCCCACCCGCGGCACGCGGCGGGCGGTAAAGAATGATCATCCCTTCGCCACGCTGAGCGGCTGCAAGGCAAACAATTTGAAGGAGATCGAAGCCGCGATCCCGCTTGGGCGGTTGACGGTTCTAACAGGCATTTCCGGTTCCGGAAAATCCACACTGATGCATTCCTGCCTCGCCGTGGCGGCAATTGCCAATCGTGACGGCAAGAAGGTCAGAAACGCGCCTTTCACCAAGGCCAGTGGCTTCGACAAGCTGCAGTCCGTATACGAAGTGGACCAGTCGCCGATCGGCAAGACCTCGCGCTCCTGTCCTGCGACCTACGTGAAGGTCTTCGACGATATCCGGAAACTCTTCGCCCAGCTTCCCGACTCGCGGGTCCGCGGCTACGAGGCATCGCGCTTCTCTTTCAATACCGGCGACGGTCGCTGCCCGGTCTGCGAGGGCAATGGCCGCGTGAAGCTGGAGATGGACTTCCTGCCCAGCACCTGGGTGCCATGCGAGGCCTGTGTGGAGATGCGCTACAACCCCGCCACGCTCGAGGTCCGCTTCCGCGAGAAGAACATCGGCCAGGTGCTGCGCATGACCATCGAGCAAGCGGCCGAGTTCTTCGAGTCGCAGCCGCGGATCGCCGCGCCATTGAAACTGCTGGCGGATACCGGCCTCGGCTACCTTCAGCTCGGCCAGCCATCTCCAACGCTCTCCGGCGGCGAGGCACAGCGGATCAAGCTCGTGACGGAACTTACCAAGGGCCGCGTTTCCGCGAAGAATCTCAAGACGCTCAACCGCACCAATCTCTACCTGATTGAGGAGCCAACCGTCGGCCTTCACCTGGAAGACGTGAAGCGCCTGATCGACGTCCTGCACCGCTTGGTCGATGAAGGCCACACGGTCGTGGTGATCGAGCACCACATGGCAGTCGCCGCGGAAGCCGACTGGATTCTCGACCTCGGCCCCGAAGCCGGCGACCACGGCGGCAAGATCATCGCCCAAGGCCCGCCGGAAACCGTGGCGAAGTCTAAGCAATCCCGCACCGCTCCATTCCTTGCTGCCGCACTGGCCGGCACCTTGGTAAGCCGGGCCAAGCATTGA